The sequence GCGCTATCGTCACGCCCGGGAACGAATGCGCGCGACGTTATTGGCGGATGAAACGTTATTTGAAATGGCAGTGACGGACGATTACCTGCAAATCAGGCCGTTTGCCTGAGCACAAGCCCACGCAAGCGGGCTTGTGGTTGCAGGTGAGTGGCATCAATGATGCAGCATCTCGTCCACGACTTCTTTGGTCTGCAGTTGGAATGGGTAATAAGTCGGCCAGTTGTCCATCTCTTTCAGCAACGCTTCCTGCGACGTGTTGCCCATAAAGATATGGAAATGCGCCGATTTACGCGGGCCGATAATATGATCGCTGAACTGCACGAATTTCGGCGCCAGGCTGCCGGCATCCTGGCATTCGAACAGATAACGCACGCCCTTTTTACCGGAAACATACGTCAGGATCTTATGCCCGGCGTACTTATACTGACAGGCGCTGGATTGGTCGCCGCGATGAAACTCCATGACGCCGTTCTCAATGCCGATGGTATCCACATCGGTGGCGTACCCTTTGCGGTAATATGCCTTCACTTCTTCGAAGGTCTTGCTCTTATCCTGCTCCGCCTTCTTCTTGAACACCGGATCGAGATCCCCATTGAGCAGATAAGGATACACGGATTGCCAGACGCCCTCCCAATCCGCCAGATTGCGATCTTTGACGTCCTTATCGTCGAACACGCCCGACTCCGCTTTTTTTTCCACTTCCGTCAGCGGCTTGCCATGTGAATGATGCCCGTGGGCAAACGCCTGCCCGCTGATAAACAACGTGGCCAGCGCCACCGCCAGTTTGCCAAAATGCCTCGCCAAAATGCGCTCCTTGTCCGTCATTGAGAAAATGAAAAGTTACAATATAACATAACAAATTTCAATCCCTGTCGCGCAGCAGGCAGTGTGTTGCGCGCCCTTGCCGCAGGGCTATACTCGGAGAGGGAGCCAAGTGCTGAGGCGCTTTCTGCCGGGACGGGCGCCGGATTGACCGCCGCTCGCTCCCTTGCGTACCGGCATTTTTATTTCACTGATTTGCAATGGTTAATTATGACTTGAACTATGCTTGATACAGGGTCTGCCGTTTGAGCAAGACCCGTGAATAATGAGGGTGCGCTGATGACTACTTCAACACATGAAAAGGTCAAGGATGACAAACGTCTGAGCGATGGACCGGACTGGACGTTCGAACTGCTGCAGGTGTATTTGGAGCAGATTGACCGCGTCGCCAAGCATTACCGGCTCGACACCTATCCCCATCAGATCGAGGTGATCACCTCCGAGCAGATGATGGACGCCTATTCGAGCGTCGGCATGCCGATCAACTATACCCATTGGTCCTTCGGCAAGAAATTCATCGAAACCGAACAGCGCTACAAACAGGGCCAGCAAGGGCTGGCGTATGAA comes from Serratia sarumanii and encodes:
- the zinT gene encoding metal-binding protein ZinT; this encodes MARHFGKLAVALATLFISGQAFAHGHHSHGKPLTEVEKKAESGVFDDKDVKDRNLADWEGVWQSVYPYLLNGDLDPVFKKKAEQDKSKTFEEVKAYYRKGYATDVDTIGIENGVMEFHRGDQSSACQYKYAGHKILTYVSGKKGVRYLFECQDAGSLAPKFVQFSDHIIGPRKSAHFHIFMGNTSQEALLKEMDNWPTYYPFQLQTKEVVDEMLHH